GTAAGGAGCGACAAGAGGACTATCGGTGTCTAGGGCATGCTGCCCGAGCGAGCCTGGAGTTGGCGGGCAAAGTCGACGAAGAACTGGATCGCCTGGGGATTGCTCATCGCATCGGGGCTGGCCGCTTTCTCCAGGGGCATACCCAGGAGCAATTTCTTGACTGGCACCTCCATTTTCTTCCCACTCAGTGTGCGGGGCACCTCGGGAATGGCAATGATCTCATCGGGCACGTGATGGGGCGAGATCTGGCGGCGCAGGGCCTCCTTCAAGCGGCGCTGGAGATCTTCATCAAGGTGAACTCCCTCGCGCAGCACCACAAACAGAGGCAAGTAATAGCTGCCGCCGGGGCGCTCCACCCCGACGATCAGACTGTCGAGCACCTCGGGAAAGCTCTCGACGACGCGATAGATCTCGCTGCTCCCCATGCGAATCCCCTGACGATTGATCGTCGAGTCCGAGCGACCATAGATGATGGCGCCCCCGCGTGGGGTGATCTTGATCCAGTCTCCGTGGCGCCAGAGGCCCGGATACATTTCGAAGTAGCTTTCGCGGTAGCGACGATGATCGGGATCGTTCCAGAAGAAGAGCGGCATTGAGGGCATTGGCGCTGTGACTACCAGTTCGCCGACCTCATCGATCAAAGAGCGTCCCTCTTCGTCGAAGGCTTCGACGCGGGCGCCGAGTGCCCGGCACTGGATTTCACCCGCATAGACGGGGAGCAGGACGCAGCCGCCGACGAAGGCCGAGCAGACATCGGTGCCGCCGCTGACCGAGGCCAGCCAGACATCGTGCTTGACGTGCTCATAGATCCAGCGGAAGCCTTCTGGTGGCAGGGGTGAGCCAGTGGAGCCAATGCAGCGGAGCTGGCTCAGATCGAATTCCTTTCCTGGCTCGATACCAGCCTTCATGCAGCTGGAAATGTAAGCGGCGCTGGTCCCGAAAAGGTTCATACCGCTATCCTGAGCAAAGCGCCAGAGGGTATTCATATCGGGATAGCCGGGGGCGCCATCGTAGAGTAAGATTGTGGCCCCAACCAGCAGGCCACTCACCAGAAAATTCCACATCATCCAGCCTGTGGAGGTAAACCAGAAGAAGCGATCGCCGGGTTTCAGATTGCTCTCCAGGGAGAGCACTTTGAGATGCTCCAGCAGGATGCCGCCCTGACCCTGCACGATGGCCTTGGGAAGTCCGGTGGTTCCCGAGGAATAGAGCACCCAGAGTGGATGCTCAAAGGGAACCTGCTCGAAGGTGAGGGGAGCTGGTTGAGCGAGCATGCTGCTCCAGGGAATGACCTTGCTGAGGCCGGCGCTGGCTTCCTCGGGGGACGGGTTCAGGTAGGGGATGATCACGGTGTGTTCGAGCGTGGGCAAGGCGGCCTGAAGCTCGGCCAGCACTCCGCGCCGATCGAAGGGACGCCCATTGTATTGGTAGCCATCAACGGCAAAGAGCACCCGTGGCTCAATCTGCTTGAAACGGTCAACTACGCTGCTGGTGCCAAAGTCGGGCGAGCAACTGGACCAGATAGCGCCGAGACTGGCGCAGGCGAGAAAGGCAATGACGGTCTCCGGGATATTGGGCAAATAGGCCACGACCCGGTCGCCGCGCTTGATGCCGAGCTGGCGCAGGGCCTGGGCCACGGCTCCCACTGCCTGCTCTAGATCGCTCCAGGAGAGTGTGCGCCACGGCTCGCGTTCGGAGCGGAAGATAATGGCTGGGTGCTGTGCGCTGACATTGCGGAAAACATGCTGAGCGTAATTGAGCTCGGCGCCTGGAAACCACCTGGCGCCAGGCATGCTGCGACTGGCCAGCACCTGGGTATAGGGCTGACTGGCCTGGATCTGAAAGTAGTCCCAGAGCGAGGACCAGAAGCCTTCGAGGTCGGTGACCGACCACTCCCAAAGTTCCTGACGGCTGGTGAATTGTTTGCCTCGCTGCTCGGCAAGCCAGCGCAGATAGTGCGTGAGATTGGCTTGCTCTTTCAGTTCCTCTGAAGGCTCCCAAAGAGGCTGTTCGGCGTTGAACGAGGTACTCATCGACTCGTGCTCCTTTCCAACAGATGGGCTTCGGGGCCCTTGACCTTCGAGGCAGGGAGAGAGGTCGGCCCGCGCTGGTGGTTATTCTTGTGCTGCTGTAAGTAAGTCTATGCCGCCTGTAGAGACAAGTCAATATAGATGGCGATCGCTATCCAGGAGTGGCTGCAGACCTGCGCGACCAGACAGGCGCCAGCGCTCGTTCCAGTCCTTGCCTTGCCCATCCAGGGGCATCAGGAAGCGACTGACCGCCCGCCCTTGCTCACGAAGTTGGGTGCTGAGGCGGACTGTGGCTTCGCGTCCTCCCTCATCGCCATCGAGGGCCAGCAGAACACGGTGGACATGAGCCGGAAGCCAGTTCAGAGGGAGCGCGGTCCCCGCCAGGGCGACAACTTCCTCCCCTCGCAGGCCAGCCGCCATCAAGGCCAGACGATCGAAGGGGCCTTCGACTATGATAAGCTGAGGCGCAAGCTGCTCTCGGGGAAGGCTGAAGCAGCCAGCAGGATTGGTCTTGATCCAGCGTTGTGGACGACCGGGATGCTCTAATAGCTGCTTGTGCTCGTTTTCGTCCATGCCGGGCTGCCACCCTGCAAGTGTGCGCCCAATGTAGCCTCTTGTGCTTTCTGACTGAAGAGGAAAGATCAGCCGCTCACTCCAGCGCTGCAGGAGGCGTCGCTGCCTGGCCCGCGGCAGACGGGTAATAAGTGCCGGCGTCAGGAGACCAACGCCGCTGGCGAGAGCAGTCTCTAGGGGAATGGCCCGCTGGCACAGGTAGGCCCGCCCCTGGCTGCTGGACTGCAAGGCCTCTTGCATGATGGGTTCCAGGGTCTGCAAGAGGCTCCTCTCTTCTTCTTGCCAGTGGCGGAGAACGCTGTTGGCCCTGGGCTGTGCTGCTGGCTGACTTCGCCAGTGAACGTCAGAAAGAGAAACGGCCCGGCTCCCTGTTGGCCCCTCTGGACCGACTGGCTGCTCCCGACTCAGGCTGAAATCGGTCCCCAGGAGATGGTGGGCTGCACTCGGATTCCATTCCGCAATCAGCACTCTGGCCTGACAGGCAGCGTTGAAGCAGTAGCCCCAGCCGCTGGCTGGATCGATCGAGAGCGAACGCTGATGATCGCTGCCGTGAATCGGGCAGAAGGCCCGCACCCGGCCACCTGTCAGACGCGGATGGGGTAGCTCACTCTCTGAAAGGATCGCGATCTGTTTGCCTCGGCGGGTGAAGATGGTAATCATATTGGCCATCCTCTGCTCTCTTTGGCGACTCTCCCCTCCTTCCATCCTCACCAGCGCTGCTCTCTTCCTATGGAAGATTATAGAATATTTGTTCTGATCTGTCGAAGCTCAGGGGAACGAAAGGCAACGCCAGGCTGGACTTGCTCCGACCTTCTTTGCTGGCCTGAACTCTTGCGCAGGGAGAGGTACAAACAAGCGAGTCCTTGGAGCTATGCAACCGGCCAGCGTTCTCCTATTTATGAGGAAGGGCGCGCTTCGTTTCCTTGACAGCGATAGCTATCTGTTATACTCTGTCTTTGAGAGAATGGCGCAATGATGATCAGAAGCTGCAGGAAAAGGGCGCACTTGCATAGAAGTACCGCCTTTCGTGCGCTTGTTGAGAGATAGAGAGGATCGACAATGTACCGACGAAACCATTTTGGGCGCCACCGGGGATGGTTTTTCTGGTGGTTTATTCCCCTGTTTTTTCTGGGGCCGGCTCATTGGTGGTGGGGGTGGGGCAGTGCGATGTTTGGCATTATGCTAAGCATCTTCTTCATTGCCTTACTGGCCTGGGCTCTGTCGGCGCTCTTTGCAGAGCAGGGGCCGGGGGCGGGGCGCAGCTGGCCGATGGGCGGTAGCATGTGGCAATGGCAGCAGCCGCCGCAGGCGCCACCAGGACCAATGGAGACCTACCAGAACTCTGGCCCAGGCGAGCAATCAGGAATGCCTGAGCAGCGCTATCACCAGGGCTATCGGGCCCAGACGGGTCCACGTCCTGAGCAGGCTGCTGGACCACAGCCCCAGCAAGCTCAGCCGGCGATGGGGCGCCCTCAGCCGCAGTACGAAGAGCCGCAGGTTGAGTATCCGCGTGAAGAGCCGCCGCTCGTCCAGTAGCCATCTTGACCTCTGCGCGGCCAGGCTTCTCGGGCAACGGCGGCGCCGACCCGCCTGGCTGGTCAGGCTGCTACCCTTGCCAGTCTGTGCCACTATGCTCCATATGGTACCATTGTGGGATTGATTTGACGAAAGCCCTCAACTCCCGGGATACTTCTGGTAAATGATGTTGATGTGCTTATGGACATGAAGAACCGGGAGGTTGCTCTGTGGTCCCTGTTGTGCTGCTGGCTACTGCGGTGCTGTTGCTCGTGCTGGGATTGGGTCTTGTGCGTCGCGGCAGCTGGCTTCAGCGCTGGTTGCGGCGTGAGGGGCTAACCAGCGCGCTCCTCGTCTCCTCTGCGGGTGAGCAAACGAGTCTGTCCTCTCCCGCGGCCCGTCTGCTGCAGCGGGCTGAAAGCGGCCAGGAAGAGAAGCCCTGGTTCGTTCTGATGTTCCCTGCGACCTGGTATCGACGCTGGCGTATCATCCTCTCGCTGGTGCTGCTCGTGATGGTTCTTCTGGCGCTCTCGATGACCAGCGCTCTGGCTGATGGGGGACAGCTGACACTGAGCGCGGCGCTCACCTTTTTCCGAAACAATCATAGCCAGACGCTTGATCTCCAGACGCTGCCTCATGGTTTCAATGCCTCACGCAGCCTTGTGCGCATCTCGCAGCTAGATCCTGCTCAGTATTCTTCTTCTGAAGAATATGACACCTGGGCCTATTCCGCATGTTCAGCGGCGTCCATGACGGAGGTCTTCAACGCCTATGGCCGGCACTATCGCATCAGCGATGTGCTGCACGTCGAGGCGGCTCTCGGACAAATCACACCCGAGCTCGGTCTGGTCTCGCCGGAGGGCATTGCTATCACCGCGGCCCACTTCGGCTTTCGCACCGAGTGGGGCGAGCACTGGTCGCTGGAGCAGCTTCTGGCTGTGGCCAACAGTGGGGCCCCTGTGATCGTGAGCTTCCCACCGGATCGCTATGCTGGCGGCCATTTACTCGTCGTGCTCGGTGGTGACGCCACCTCTGTCTATCTGGCCGACTCCTCAGCCTGGAATCGCCGTGTGCTCAGTCGGGAGCAGTTTCTTGCCTGGTGGGGGGGCTATGCAGCTGTGGTAACTCCTCTGCAATAAGGATGGTCTGGGAAGGCTCCCCTTGACGCTGGAACTGCCCTGGTGCTAGAATCGAGCGCTTTGCAATACGAGCAAGTCAAGGGGGTCGACCTTATGGGAGAGCAAAAACAGGATCAAGGGAGGCCGCAGCAGCAGCAGCAGCAGGTTCCCAGCCCATTCAATGGCGTGCGTGTCGTTAAGCCGCAGCAGTTCGATCCCAATACAGCGCAGACCCCGGGCATGAGGCGCCTGGCAGCGGTCTCGCGTGAGCTGGCAGGCGCGCGTGGGCTGTGGGCAGGTCTCACGCTGGTTGCACCTCATGTAGCCAGTGGCAAGCATCATCATGGCGAGCTGGAGACCGTCATCTACGTTGTCTCAGGACGGGCGCGCATTCGCTGGGGGGAGCGTCTGGAATATGAGCAGGATGTCGAACCCGGCGACTTTATCTATGTCCCTCCTTTTGTCCCCCATCAAGAGATCAATCCCTCCGATGAGGAATCGTGCTGGGTCATCGTACGCAATGCTCAGGAGCCGGTGGTTGTCAACCTGGATGCGCCTGGCGACCAAGAGCAGGCGCCCCGCTAGAGATGGGTCAAAGCCGGCAGGCAAGCAGCGGTAGAGGCGCGTTCGCCCCTTCTTTCTTCGACGGCCTCTCCGCTGCTGCTATGAGCAGCAGGTCTTTCTACACTTCCTCGCATTCGCTCTGCTCTCCACCTCTCTTCCCTAGATACGGCTGTTCGCTGGCCGGGAAGATTCTCCGGCTTCCCGGTGGTTATTATCAGTGGATTGGATAATAGATCGGAAATGTGCTATTATAAAATCGGAGAAGTGAAAAGTCTCAATTTCCCGGCCCAAAGCGGGGAAGCTGCTGAGGTTCGGTCTCTTCCTTTTCGGGCAAAGTGAGCCGCTTCCCTGGCGGGACGGGCAGATCGAGAGTTCCAAATTCTCAGCGAAATTTCAGCTAATTCACAGTTCCTCTTAATAGAGGAGTGTTTTACTCATATTAGCTGGAAATGATAGAAAGCTCCAGGCAAACTGCCTGGGACTGCAATCCAATCGAGTTCAGTAGAGAGGAGAGGGAAACCTATGGCTCGTCGGGAAAGTGCAGTTGTGGATCACGAGCGCGATTCTCGTGAGGAGCATACAACTGAGCTACTCACTGTCAGCGAGGTAGCGAAGCGCCTTCGCGTTGATGACACGACAGTGCGCCGCTGGATCAAGACCGGTGCGCTGCAGGCCATTACCTTGCCGCATAAGGGCAAGCGCGAGGTCTATCGTGTCAAGAAGAATACGCTGGACGAGTTGCTCAACACCCCCGCGACTGCCGCGTCGTGAAGCGGATTGTCTGAGCGGTGGCAGCTGGGTGGTGAGGTGACTGCCAGAAAGAAGTGGGACCCGAGGGAATCTCCCTCGGGTCCTTTGCCATCTTGTTGCCTGATCAGTGCCCATCGAGGCGGCGTAGCTCAACCTGGCCATTGCGGACGCGGACCGCATAACGCGGGGCTGACACGGTCGCCGGGCCAGTCAATACGCGCCCATCGCGCAGGCAGAAACGCGAGCCATGCCAGGGACATTCCACAACATCCCCTGTGAGCGTTCCCTCATCCAGTGGTCCCCCGGCATGGGAGCAGGTTGCTGAAATCGCATAGTACTGCTCGCCGCGACGGAGCAGCACCACGGGCACGCCGGCCACCGTCACGCGATAAAGGCGCCCCTCTTCCACACTATTGGCAGATAGGACAGGCTCGAAATCCTCGCCTGCTGGCTCCCAGGCGGTGTGATTCACATTAGTGCCTTTCACAAAGACCATATCTCCGCCCAGATAGCCAGCCACCAGAATAGCCACGAAGCCGATGAAGCTGAGCACGGCGGCGGCGGTGCTTTCGTTCAGAGGAGAGAGCAGGCGCAGGATAAATGAGACCAGGTAGAGGAGAAAGGCCGCCGTGTTGAGCAGGCCGTGATAGAAGCCCACCGTTCGCTCAGCGCCGTAGGTATCGCTCCAGTCGGCCAGGCCGGTAAAGAGCGCGCCCAGGGCAGCGATCAGCCCGACGATACTACCAACCAGTGCCCCGCGCGCGGCCCAACTGTTGCTAGTCGGCGCTACCAGCCAGATAATGTCGAGAATAGCGGTCAGGGTCCAGGCGCCGATGGGGATATCGGTAATGGCTGGATGCAGTGGGTGACCTCCAAAGGTGCCGCTGAGTAAGCTCTTCAGTAAGCGTGGTGGCTTCTGGGTGCCTCCGGTAAGCACCCGAGCCAGGGCCTGCAGACGGTCGCCGAAGCGATCGGCAAAGGATTGCCAAACGTTGGCCGTTGATGGGACCGGCGCATTCGTCGAGTCGCTCATGGTGCTCTCCTTCGTCTCTTCACATGGGCCGATAACCTGCCTGCGCTCCACCTCTTGCCAGGAAAGCGGCCTTTCCCTTCTTCTCGCTGCACGCTGTCAGTCCGTACGGGCTTCGTCTCTGCGCACAGAAAGACAGGGGCAATGGCTGGCCAGACCCCACACCGTGGGCCTTGGCCACGTCAGCGCGGTGCACTGCCCTGGCCTCCACCGGCTGGCGTTGCTCGCCATTGCCCCTCCATCTCTGGTGAGCCGCTTCTGCAGTACAGGAAGCAAGCAGGTATCAGCAGCTAGCAGGCTGTTGTGCTTTGGCTAAAAAGCCTGCCCGATTGCCCATTGGTACATCGGGCAGCCTTCAGGACTCTCTCCCTCTTTCTGATATACCATACTCGCCGAGGAAAGTCAAGAAAGTCAAGAAATTTATTGACATAAAGCAAGCCCTCTGCTACACTGGAGCAGAGCAAGCGTTACGTTAGGTCTTCTCTCTCGATCAGGAAGTGCGACACCGATGGCTGGAGATCAGGCGCATCGACGCTTTTTCCGGAGCACGCGCGGGCGCATTGTGGCGTTACTCTCTCGCCAGGGGGCCACAGTTGAGGAGTTGGCCCAGGAGCTGGGGCTGACCGATAATGCGGTGCGTGCCCATCTGGCGGCGCTGGAGCGAGATGGCTTTGTTGTTCAACGGGGGCAGCGGCGTGGTGTTCAAGGGAAGCCAGCTTATCTTTATGAGCTGGCGCCAGCGGCTGATCGCCTCTTCCCGCGTGCCTACCTACCGGCCTTTGATGCGCTCCTGGAGTTACTGACCGAGGAGCTCCCGGCTGAGGAGCTAGAGCGGCTGTTGCGCGCTCTGGGT
The genomic region above belongs to Thermogemmatispora onikobensis and contains:
- a CDS encoding cysteine peptidase family C39 domain-containing protein, producing the protein MVPVVLLATAVLLLVLGLGLVRRGSWLQRWLRREGLTSALLVSSAGEQTSLSSPAARLLQRAESGQEEKPWFVLMFPATWYRRWRIILSLVLLVMVLLALSMTSALADGGQLTLSAALTFFRNNHSQTLDLQTLPHGFNASRSLVRISQLDPAQYSSSEEYDTWAYSACSAASMTEVFNAYGRHYRISDVLHVEAALGQITPELGLVSPEGIAITAAHFGFRTEWGEHWSLEQLLAVANSGAPVIVSFPPDRYAGGHLLVVLGGDATSVYLADSSAWNRRVLSREQFLAWWGGYAAVVTPLQ
- a CDS encoding toprim domain-containing protein, coding for MANMITIFTRRGKQIAILSESELPHPRLTGGRVRAFCPIHGSDHQRSLSIDPASGWGYCFNAACQARVLIAEWNPSAAHHLLGTDFSLSREQPVGPEGPTGSRAVSLSDVHWRSQPAAQPRANSVLRHWQEEERSLLQTLEPIMQEALQSSSQGRAYLCQRAIPLETALASGVGLLTPALITRLPRARQRRLLQRWSERLIFPLQSESTRGYIGRTLAGWQPGMDENEHKQLLEHPGRPQRWIKTNPAGCFSLPREQLAPQLIIVEGPFDRLALMAAGLRGEEVVALAGTALPLNWLPAHVHRVLLALDGDEGGREATVRLSTQLREQGRAVSRFLMPLDGQGKDWNERWRLSGRAGLQPLLDSDRHLY
- a CDS encoding acetoacetate--CoA ligase, with the translated sequence MSTSFNAEQPLWEPSEELKEQANLTHYLRWLAEQRGKQFTSRQELWEWSVTDLEGFWSSLWDYFQIQASQPYTQVLASRSMPGARWFPGAELNYAQHVFRNVSAQHPAIIFRSEREPWRTLSWSDLEQAVGAVAQALRQLGIKRGDRVVAYLPNIPETVIAFLACASLGAIWSSCSPDFGTSSVVDRFKQIEPRVLFAVDGYQYNGRPFDRRGVLAELQAALPTLEHTVIIPYLNPSPEEASAGLSKVIPWSSMLAQPAPLTFEQVPFEHPLWVLYSSGTTGLPKAIVQGQGGILLEHLKVLSLESNLKPGDRFFWFTSTGWMMWNFLVSGLLVGATILLYDGAPGYPDMNTLWRFAQDSGMNLFGTSAAYISSCMKAGIEPGKEFDLSQLRCIGSTGSPLPPEGFRWIYEHVKHDVWLASVSGGTDVCSAFVGGCVLLPVYAGEIQCRALGARVEAFDEEGRSLIDEVGELVVTAPMPSMPLFFWNDPDHRRYRESYFEMYPGLWRHGDWIKITPRGGAIIYGRSDSTINRQGIRMGSSEIYRVVESFPEVLDSLIVGVERPGGSYYLPLFVVLREGVHLDEDLQRRLKEALRRQISPHHVPDEIIAIPEVPRTLSGKKMEVPVKKLLLGMPLEKAASPDAMSNPQAIQFFVDFARQLQARSGSMP
- a CDS encoding helix-turn-helix transcriptional regulator, producing MAGDQAHRRFFRSTRGRIVALLSRQGATVEELAQELGLTDNAVRAHLAALERDGFVVQRGQRRGVQGKPAYLYELAPAADRLFPRAYLPAFDALLELLTEELPAEELERLLRALGQRLAQRWSSGGQGGPIEPLSRVRWAVAVLNELGALAELEEPGELPGHPGGQARLRAASCPLAALTPSHPRLCLLIEAMIAELTALPVRACCRCTERAQCCFEIDLAPER
- a CDS encoding Rieske 2Fe-2S domain-containing protein; the encoded protein is MSDSTNAPVPSTANVWQSFADRFGDRLQALARVLTGGTQKPPRLLKSLLSGTFGGHPLHPAITDIPIGAWTLTAILDIIWLVAPTSNSWAARGALVGSIVGLIAALGALFTGLADWSDTYGAERTVGFYHGLLNTAAFLLYLVSFILRLLSPLNESTAAAVLSFIGFVAILVAGYLGGDMVFVKGTNVNHTAWEPAGEDFEPVLSANSVEEGRLYRVTVAGVPVVLLRRGEQYYAISATCSHAGGPLDEGTLTGDVVECPWHGSRFCLRDGRVLTGPATVSAPRYAVRVRNGQVELRRLDGH
- a CDS encoding helix-turn-helix domain-containing protein, which gives rise to MARRESAVVDHERDSREEHTTELLTVSEVAKRLRVDDTTVRRWIKTGALQAITLPHKGKREVYRVKKNTLDELLNTPATAAS
- a CDS encoding cupin domain-containing protein, whose translation is MGEQKQDQGRPQQQQQQVPSPFNGVRVVKPQQFDPNTAQTPGMRRLAAVSRELAGARGLWAGLTLVAPHVASGKHHHGELETVIYVVSGRARIRWGERLEYEQDVEPGDFIYVPPFVPHQEINPSDEESCWVIVRNAQEPVVVNLDAPGDQEQAPR